ATTGCACAATATAAACGTAGAACTCAACTACCTTTTTCCTGGTGCTTTCATTTGCCCCATATTTGGGCTTTGTGTGAAAAGGTGACATCCTCTTCTTCTTGCTTTGATGGAAATTATGTCAATGGGATTCTTTCCCTGAGAAGGCTCCTGTGAATATAGGCATCAGAGAGAATTGGGGGAGTGGGTGGAGATGCTGGTAAAGACTTGCTCCTTCATTGGCCTTGGTACGTGCCAGTCAATTCTGATGTGCAAGTAAGCTGATCCCTcggagaggaaataaataacctggcagaagggaagggaaaggaactGGTGTGTGCACTTGGCACAGGTCCTAGGAAAAGGTGGTGACTGCCACAGGTCACCCGCTTTCAGGGCAACTAGGCTCAGCTTGAAGCTTAGCAGAGCGTGGAGAGGCTGAACTGTCCTGTGCCCACACTCAGAAATTTTCACACTTGAGCAGCCTGGGTGGGAATGATCAGAGGGGGCATTCTagacagaggaagagacagaTGAGTCAAGTCCTAGGAACTGAGTCCTAGTCCATTCCTGAGTCCTAGGAAAAGCCAGGGGCACTCGGGGCACAGAGGGAATGAGGATGAAAGGGGCAGGAATGGCTTCATAACTTGGGGAcacagtgcaaaatgaaaacatgggGCCCTTTGTTCAAAATTATtgagaatttcaagatggtggtGGCAGAGCATTAAGCCAAGCATAGGGCCTCTGTAAGTGAGGGTCTTTGTATGATGGCACAGGTCATAGGCCCAAGAAACCAGCCTCAGGGAGGGGGAATCATCAGGGTCAGCCAAGAAGGCTGAGTAGGGACCATGTGAGGTGTCACCTCCAATTTGGGCCAGGTGCCTGTTGCCCACCTGTGCTTCATTGTTCCTCCCATAAAGCCATTAGCTACCTTCAGCTGAAGACCTGAGAATTGTTGTCTATAAAACAGCCTTGACGTCCACAGAAGTcgcatattaaaatatatcaacaCTTACTACTTGCTAATGATAATTTTGCTTCACAACGGAATAAAGACGGTCATTTTTAACACAGAAGGTCTCCCCTTTCAATATGTTATTTGACCACTAATTTCTTTAACCATTGTAATATGAATGACTGCTGGGGAAAATATTAGAGTAATGAAAAGCTCTGCGAAACTACCAGTGTTCAAGATAAAGAATCCCCTTTGTTGTGCGGGCATCGGGCTATGTgagaggaggcagagagcagaTTAGGTTTCTCTGATAAAATCATTTGAACATTGGAGCAGGCAAATATCTGATTTTAATGATCTGTGATACACATTCTTAAAAGTTTTAATGATGGAAACCTTGGATgttttcttgagatggaatctaatTTTACCCTGATGTGGCCTACAGAATAAAAGTCTAAAGAAAGGCCTTCGTGCAGGATTCTAGAAAAGTGTCGTGTTTAAACGAGGCAGCTTCTGAGCCACCCAGTGTGAGTTTAAACCTGCCTCAGGCTTTTACTGTGTGGGTTGGggtacattctctctctctccaggactCCCTCATCTGCAACATGGGGAACCTTAAAATGCCTCTATCAGAGATGTGTGCAAGGGTTTGGGGAGATTACCCATGGAAAGcgcccccatatatatatatagtaagctCTCAAAAAAGGTTTGCTATTATTATGGTTATAATTGCTCCTTCTGTtggttttgttgtggttgttctTATTGTTCTGATTGTTATTACACAGTCTGGTCCCCACATTACTCCCCACAGTATTTCCTGTCAGTTTCTCTCATTCTGTCACACGCCCCAGACAAACAAGCTACTCCTCACCCTCTGCATCTTCTTGAAGATTCTCTGCCTTCTTATCGTTGCCCTTGCTGTGAGGAGGCTGAGCAGCCACTTGGAGGGGATGTTGCAGTGGCGAATTTAAGCCGCAATAGGGAACTGGGTTGAATGAGAGCCCCCTGTCAAGTTCCCTTTGGCGCTAAGATGCCACCAAAGCCGCAAAGTGGACTGGAAAGTTAGCACCGCAGGGTCTGAAGAGCTCGAGAATGTTCTTTGACTCTCCTCCAGGCTCCTGGTACCATCCCCTCCTTTTTAGCCCCTTAGCTGGGGGCACCTTCTGTTCCGGTGCATTGAGTACAGCGAGGAGCTACCAAGATGGGCCTCCAGGGGAGGACGCGGCCTGGGGAGCTAgatcttgagcaagttgcttaaattctctgagcctcagtttcttcagcagTAAAATGGGGACATGAGTAGCCACGGCACAGGGTGAGATTAGACTCAGAGGCTGTGCATGAGAGGCTTTAACAAAGGGTCTGCCCTGTGGCCAGTTCACTAAATATCGTCACCCTGTCATCCGGGGGGTTGTGTCTCTCCGGGGATTTGGATGAACAGATGGAGCCTGCAGGCTCACAGGGGGGGCCGGTGGGTTGAGGCAGGTAGGGGCAGGTGGTGGGAGGCCCCGAAACTCAGGCACAGGGACCTGGGCCCCCGAGAGCAGAGTCGGGAGCCTGGTCTtgtccctcttcttcttcttcctcttctccggTCAGGGCTCCGCACAAAATATAATaggttaaaaataacaaaaagaattttCCGGAGCTCTGATTCCAAGGGCTATTTCCCCAGCCTTTTGGAAATAGCTACAGATCTGTCCCCGGGCCACCGCAGAAAGCAACACAAAACACAGTGTGCCCTGACACCGCTTCCTGGTTCCCTGGGCACGGGCGTGCAGGGGGCCGCCTTGCACTGCAGACTCTCTTGGCACAGTTTTCACAGGGTCTCTGGCCCCCGCGATGAGGAAGGGAGGGCCTGGGCCAGGTGGGCTGTCTACTCACCTTTCACCAGAGAGCCCCGAGCCCACCCTGCCCACCTTCTGTCCCTCCAAGCCTGTCTTTTCTTGGGCTTGAGACCTCCCACCTCCAGTGGTCGCCTAGCACATGCTAACGCACTTAGAGACGCCAgcttcctggaggcaggagggacCCCTGAAACCTCAATACTCAAAGGACTAATGAGAAGAAAGCACGGGGGCTGGAACCACCAGTGCTGAGTAGGGCCCAGCCGGGTGCAAGGACCATCCTCAGGGCAGCCAGGCCTTTCCAAGCTGTCTTTTGCTGTTGACGGAGCAACTCTTAGGCACCAGGCATTGTGGGAAAGCAAGCACAGCCTGCCGCATGCTATTCCTGGTGAGTCTTGGGCGCAGACTCCGGGCCCAGGGGTGAAGATTTTCCTGTACCCCTTACCATCAATAGTACAGAGCGGCTACTGGCATCTCTAAGCCCCCCGTCTCTCCATCTTTAAACCTCTCCTTATGGAAAGGCCGTGGGCATGAAAGGCGAAAACAAACATAAAGCCCCTATTGCAATGCCTGACCGGAATTATTTCTTATGTGCTGGAAACCTCGCCAAAGATCTCAGGAACATCTCAGTATCCTGAAACTTCATAAGAGCAAGAACTAGTATAAAAACATCTAACATTCGCGATCAATTCCAAACAAGAAACATTCTTTGTCTCTCACCCCTCCATCCTGAATAATACTAACAGCAGCAATACAAAGCAAACCAAGAACCATACGGTCACACGCTGTCAGAAGCAACCGCCCAGGGTGGGCGGCTGAAGCACTCAAtgatcccatttcacagaggagcaAACTCCTCTTGGAAAGATTCATTCACAGGCCCGGGGCCCACAACTCTTAGGCCTCGTCCCCGCGTTTGCATTTGCTTCCAGCTGAATCCCgctttttccatcctctctccAACCTCTGGCAAGTCAGCCAGGCAAAGCCCAACATGGCAGCCTCTCTCCCTTTCAGCAGCTGCCTCCCTCTCTGACCCTTTCTCTAGATCCAAATCGAAACGCAGCAGCAGGAGGGCTGCTGGTTAGCCAACTAGAAAAATGCTCCAGGCATTTACGAATCGCCAGGCCTGCATGGCCTTTGGAGACTTGCTCGGCAAGGCCCAGCCCTCCAGCCCTCCAGCCCTCGCGGAGGAAAAGGCCTCGGGGAGACGCTGGGGAACTTAGTGACAGTCCTTTGAAAAGACGAGATTTCTGACAGCAGCTGGGTGAGGGGAAATGGACTCCCCAGACCTGGCAGAGCTGGTGTCAGCACGCAGCAGCCGGCAGCTGCACGGGGGCCACAAGTCCACCCTGTGGGCTCTTTGCTGAGTTTCCACCATGAAGTGGACTCTCGGGCCCGAGGTTCAGGGGGATATGTGTCACCGCAGAGGTGACATCCTGTGCCTGCCCCCAAAGGCCCGGTGggccccccccctccccattcGGAGAGCAGAATGGCAGCCGCCCAGTGGAGCAGGAACCCAGGAACCCAGACTGTCACCTGCCCCTGcccgcagccccctccccctccctccccagaagAAGGAAGTCCACGTGGAAGAAATGGGGAAGTCGAAGATGCTCCTGCTGGGGCTCGTCAGGGTCTCTCGCACAACGGCTTCTAATCCCCAGGGCGGCCGAAGCCTCTGCCAGAAACACGATCAGCGAGGGGCTCCTGGAAACATTTTCTGAGGACGCAGGGAGGGAGCGTATTGTGCTGTTCCTCCAAAAAACAGTCACCACctgattcttctttcttccccaggCCCCGGGCAGCCGccacccccccttccccttccccccccgCCGGGTACTGGCAGCTAAGTTGCCGGGGGAAGGGCCCCTCGTGGGACAGAGTCAGGGGCCATTTTGAAAACTGCTCCTCGGCCCCTGGAGCTCCCGCGTCTCCGGACGTGACTCAGAAGCGCGCTTCAAAATGGAATCGTGCTCAAGAGCCTCCCTTCGCAATACGGAGTTCGACTTTTAAATTCCATCTTCGGGTGTTAGAGATGGTGCGATTGCAGTCTTGGGCCTTCCACCCGGGGCCTCCTTCGCAATCACTTTTATAATTCAGGAAAATAAGGAACAGCAGAAGTAAAAGAACTTCCTCCTTGTCCAGGCAGCAAGGCAACAGCAGAGCTTGaacttgacttatttttttttctcagggagAGGCGACGGGCTCTCTATACTCCTGAGAAATGAACTGCCAACCAGCAGATATTCCAGTTATTTGATTTGGGTGCTAgcgatgaaaaaaaaatgcatgtaacactttttttttttttcttccccaatcACTTAAGGGTGCTTTGGCTCCCACCCAAGTCTAGGAGAATGCAAGTAAGGAGACAAAGAGGGCCAGGGTGGGGCGTAGGGCCTCCCCTGGCCTCAAAGCTGAGTCACAGGAATCGCACCCCTGCAGAGGGcgaggccctggggcaggggacaCCGCACCCCGCCTTGGGGATGCTCCTTTACTGCAGCTACGCAGTAAAGGAATGCCTGTCCCCCTAGGTACCACCTAGGCCCTTAGTTACCAGGTTCCGGTGCCCAAGAGCAGGTTTGCGCGGCTGTTGCAAAAATCCATTATGACAGAACAGAGAAGGGGGAAAATGCATTATAAAGGAAGCGTTGCAGGGTGGGCTACACGCATTTTATTTTTCACCCTCACTGCGGTTAGGTGCACGGGTGGACGCCGGGtggcgccccctcccccgggcccagcccccctccccctcaacGCCAGGCAGGGCCCGGACGCCGTTCCGCCGTTCCGGGGACCCGGCGCGAAGGGGTTAAGCGGGCCGGCGGGTGACATCACCTCATTTACATAGGAGCGCGCATATAGCGACAGCCACTGCGCCCCGCCCGGCACTCGGCGGCGGCCACTGCGTAGACCGGATTCCTCTCGCTCGCGCCTCGCTCCGGTGAGCCCCGgggcccctgcctcctgccctccgCTCCCCTTCCTGCCCCGCGCCCGCTCTCCCCGCCAGCATCCCCACAGCCGAGCCTGAGTCGTCCTCCCGGGAAAAGGCTGCTTTGGGGAGCTTGGGGATGCCAAACCCTTCCAGATGCTGGGTAGCCGGGTCGGGAACtcggtgattttttttcttttttttaagtgaaaactgGCGTTTTGCTATGCAGCTTCGAAGGGAAcattttttcccttcccccaaagGCGTTCTGCCTTGCCTCTTAGGCGGGTGATTAATAGGAACAGAAAGATCCTTTGTTCCAGCTCACACCCACCCAAGCGCGGGGCTTCGCAATCCCGTTTTGCCTCCAGCCCCGTGGGCTGCATCTGTTGGGGTTTAAGGCGGCTGGAGGCTGTGCTGTGAAATGTTGCAAAGGTCCTTCTCGCAGGGCAATGTGTGCGGTGCAGCCGAATGGCTCTGAAATGCAGATCAGGGTTGATCCAGAGGGTGCGGGGGCAGCTTTGTGCGCGGCTGGCTGCATTGTTGAGCGAGAGAGGGAGGAAGCGGGTAGGGCGGTGGTCGGCGGCGCCCGGCAGCAGCTGCCGCCTTTGTGACTAGAGAAGAAAGCAGGGCAGCCCGCATCTTTGGGAGAGAGGCCGTGGATAGAAAATGGAAACGCTTTGTGCCACCGTGGCTTCATTTTAAGAAGTTTTACTCGATTTTCTTGCCCTTAAACGCCAAACGGCTACGCTCTTCTCTGAAGTTGAAACGCTGCAGTTAACGAGCCACAAGGCTTAATTTCATTGTTCCGAAAGAGACAGCCTCCAAATGTGAGAGTTTATCTCACCTTAGAAGAGCCTCGGCTCGGTCCCCGGCCTTTTGAAATACTCAaaggaggtggggcgggggggggaggcttctttttttttttttttttctctgtagaaaGAGGAAGATCTTTTTTAGCCCAGAGTGAAAGCGGAAGGAGGCTGAGTTGGGGTTTCAGGCGGGAGAGGCAAGGGCAGAAGCGCATTTCTGGGCCCGGAGAGCCGAGGGTGGGTGGCTCGCCGTCAACCTCCCTCTTGGCTTTGTACCTTTGCAGCGTCCTCTGCAACCATGTCTGACAAACCCGATATGGCTGAGATTGAGAAATTCGATAAGTCgaaattgaagaagacagaaACGCAAGAGAAAAATCCACTGCCTTCAAAAGAAAGTAAgcaagccccccccaccccctttaagAAAAAGCCAGGGCGGGGCGGGTAGGAGAgcttgggaggggctgggagaagaattggggtggggggcggggtgtgcGGGGGAGGAGCCCACAGGTTTTTGATGAATATGGCTTGGAAAGGTTAATTTAAAAGCGTTTTGCAGCCAACAAACACAGGGGTTTAATAATTTCCTAATGGAATGTGTAACAGACCATATTTACACATGTTCAGGTTCATGCACATATCGCATGATGGGCTGCCTCAGTTGTCCTTGGAGAATTTTTGtgataaagatgttttaaaacgAAAGTACGGGACTCCTATCCTAGGCTATACTGAATTCGCCTCGTCAGCCTCctccatcttctttttctttttgtctttttctttccggTCACAGCGATTGAACAGGAGAAGCAAGCAGGCGAGTCGTAATGAGGCGCGCGCCGCCAGTATGCACTGTACATTCCACAAGCATTGCCttcttattttacttcttttagcTGTTTAACTTTGTAAGATGCAAAGAGGTTGGATCAAGTTTAAATGACTGTGCTGCCCCTTTTCACATCAAAGAATGGCGAACTACTGACACGAAGGCCGCGCCTGCCTCTCCCATCTGCCTGGGTGGCtggcagggaaggaaaagaacttGCATGTTGGTGAAGGAGGAAGCTGGGTGGAATTTAGAGTAAAAAGCGAGCTGGTCCAAGGTGTCCTGCGGGCTGTAAAATGCAGTTTAATCAgagtgccatttttttttgttcaaatgattttaattattggaatgcacaatttttttaatatgcaaataaaaagtttaaaacgTGGCTGGTGTGATGGTCTGGTCTCTGAAAGGAGCGGCTTCCTCAGAGGAAACCTTGGCAAAAGGGCCAAAAGAGTGGGTGCGCTGGGAAGCAGGAGGTGACAGACATCTGGTAATTTGGGTAAATTCTCCGGAGACACAAATGGGTTTCATCC
Above is a genomic segment from Sus scrofa isolate TJ Tabasco breed Duroc chromosome X, Sscrofa11.1, whole genome shotgun sequence containing:
- the TMSB4X gene encoding thymosin beta-4 isoform X1, which produces MSDKPDMAEIEKFDKSKLKKTETQEKNPLPSKETIEQEKQAGES